From the Acidicapsa ligni genome, one window contains:
- a CDS encoding S9 family peptidase has protein sequence MKHSASRILVSLAAALSTSLTFAQSAPKAATLPPITLDEYLNTTDIAGARISPDGTSAIIGTESPDWKANTFRHTLSLWTAKEGLRPLTQSGTDEDAQWSPDGKWVAFLSDRPVSDSGSSDANTRDGDSGDAKARSAKAGDADDQTSRLWLISLSGGEARPLYREKLDVHTFAWSADGKNIYFSVTTPLTQKQEDAKKVDWKDVIRWREQERGDLLLSLPVAESLANTAAYPPAHPAKSDTAALPLTTGALTLTTSTLDIDQIAPSPDGKSIAFLTTSISHRMENPADTEIFLVPAVANSQARQITKNLGLESGLRWSHDGHWLHFAVHAAAGSAEGKYQDVQGRLYRMNLTDEAGKIERPGIERLGTDFTGSLEDFDLLPNGDLIAVGLKGIEQQLYLISGEKATKLPGKPGTYAGISVPQTGNALLVRFSTFNHPAQVYLAEDARHLDQLTPLTNLNPVFAERAQPEWQPYTWKSPDGTSVEGVLIFPPGKKGEKHLRMLTFIHGGPADADGNKFEADWYDWAALAAAHGWLVFRPNYRGSSGYGDDFMLQIAPHLVSKPGEDILAGVDALVKDGYADPDKLAIGGYSYGGYMTNWLITETTRFKVAVTGAGAVEHAANGGNDDVTWDDAWYLNGRPWESPELYQGEAALFRMNRVKTPTHIVQGNSDVRVSYLEGVTLERALQQLGIPHSFLVFPGEGHSLARNPWHGYIKVREELKWLDKYVSN, from the coding sequence AACACCTTCCGCCATACCCTCTCGCTCTGGACGGCCAAAGAAGGCTTGCGCCCACTCACGCAATCCGGCACCGATGAAGATGCCCAGTGGAGCCCCGACGGCAAATGGGTTGCTTTTCTCTCGGACCGCCCAGTTTCAGACTCGGGCAGCAGCGACGCTAACACCAGGGACGGCGACAGCGGTGACGCCAAAGCTCGCTCGGCAAAAGCAGGCGACGCAGATGACCAGACCTCTCGCCTGTGGCTAATCTCCCTTTCCGGCGGCGAAGCCCGTCCTCTCTATCGCGAAAAGCTGGATGTTCATACCTTCGCCTGGTCCGCAGATGGCAAAAACATCTACTTCTCCGTGACCACACCGCTCACCCAAAAGCAGGAAGATGCAAAGAAAGTGGATTGGAAAGATGTCATCCGCTGGCGTGAGCAGGAGCGTGGCGATCTGTTGCTCTCCCTGCCCGTCGCGGAATCCCTGGCCAACACCGCCGCTTACCCTCCGGCACACCCCGCCAAATCCGACACGGCAGCGCTGCCTCTGACCACCGGCGCACTGACTCTGACCACCAGCACCCTCGATATCGATCAGATCGCACCATCGCCCGACGGAAAATCCATCGCCTTCCTGACCACATCCATCAGCCATCGCATGGAAAATCCCGCCGACACTGAAATCTTTCTCGTCCCCGCTGTCGCCAACAGCCAGGCCCGGCAGATCACTAAGAATCTAGGTTTGGAATCAGGCCTGCGCTGGTCGCACGATGGCCACTGGCTGCATTTCGCTGTCCACGCAGCCGCAGGCTCCGCCGAAGGCAAGTATCAGGATGTGCAGGGCCGCCTTTATCGCATGAACCTCACCGATGAAGCGGGCAAGATCGAGCGGCCTGGCATCGAGCGGCTGGGTACAGACTTCACCGGCTCACTTGAAGACTTCGATCTCCTCCCGAACGGCGACCTGATAGCCGTCGGTTTGAAGGGAATCGAGCAGCAGCTTTACCTCATCTCCGGCGAGAAAGCCACCAAGCTCCCGGGCAAGCCTGGCACCTACGCCGGTATCTCTGTACCCCAAACCGGCAACGCTCTGCTCGTGCGCTTTTCCACCTTCAACCACCCCGCCCAGGTCTACCTCGCGGAGGACGCCAGGCACCTCGATCAGCTAACTCCTCTGACCAATCTCAACCCCGTATTTGCCGAACGCGCCCAGCCCGAATGGCAGCCTTACACCTGGAAGTCCCCGGACGGCACCAGCGTCGAAGGCGTCCTGATCTTTCCCCCCGGCAAAAAAGGCGAGAAGCACCTGCGCATGCTCACCTTCATCCACGGCGGACCTGCGGACGCGGATGGAAACAAGTTCGAAGCGGACTGGTACGACTGGGCTGCTCTGGCCGCCGCACATGGCTGGCTGGTCTTCCGGCCCAATTATCGCGGCTCTTCCGGCTACGGCGACGATTTCATGCTCCAGATCGCTCCCCATCTCGTCTCAAAGCCCGGAGAAGACATCCTCGCTGGCGTAGACGCTCTCGTCAAAGACGGCTACGCCGATCCCGATAAACTGGCCATCGGCGGCTACAGCTACGGTGGCTATATGACCAACTGGCTCATCACGGAAACCACCCGCTTCAAAGTCGCCGTTACCGGAGCCGGAGCCGTTGAACACGCAGCCAACGGGGGCAACGACGATGTCACCTGGGATGACGCCTGGTATCTCAACGGTCGTCCCTGGGAGTCGCCGGAACTCTACCAGGGTGAAGCAGCGCTCTTCCGCATGAACCGCGTCAAAACGCCCACCCACATCGTCCAGGGCAACAGCGATGTTCGCGTCAGCTATCTGGAGGGCGTCACTCTCGAACGCGCCCTGCAACAACTCGGCATCCCGCACAGCTTTCTCGTTTTCCCCGGCGAAGGCCATTCTCTCGCCCGCAACCCCTGGCACGGCTACATCAAGGTCCGCGAAGAACTCAAATGGCTGGATAAATACGTCAGTAACTAG
- the plsX gene encoding phosphate acyltransferase PlsX — protein MLIDIALDAVGSDKAPEPEIRGAIEACRALPVRVHLIGPEPELRDLLDEHLEDEDLPIVIHHASERIGMDEKAAHAVRTKKDSSMRVGLKLVREKKVAGFVTAGNTGAAMATAKMVLGALPGVDRPALTARMPTATGSPCVLLDVGANVDCKPYNLEQFAVMGEMFARSVLKISRPRVGLLSIGEEETKGNDLTREAFPLLKALPINFIGNVEGRDIFNGSADVIVCDGFVGNVALKTGEGIGRLFRDLLRESLTRTVTAQVGAMLSRKAFNDFRRRLDYNEYGGAPLLGVRGVCIIGHGSSNEVAIFNGIRVAMEFANAGINTSIEQELANRPTRTDASPKAANPPNASDTAVQ, from the coding sequence ATGTTGATAGATATCGCGCTGGACGCTGTTGGCTCGGACAAAGCTCCTGAGCCGGAGATCCGAGGGGCTATTGAGGCGTGCAGGGCTCTTCCGGTACGGGTGCATCTCATTGGACCCGAGCCGGAGTTGCGTGACCTGCTCGATGAGCATCTCGAAGACGAAGATTTACCCATAGTGATCCACCATGCCTCCGAGAGGATCGGCATGGATGAGAAAGCTGCGCACGCTGTCCGAACGAAAAAAGACAGCTCGATGCGGGTTGGTCTGAAGCTGGTTCGCGAAAAAAAGGTGGCCGGATTTGTTACTGCCGGCAACACCGGCGCGGCAATGGCCACGGCCAAGATGGTGCTGGGTGCTCTGCCTGGCGTTGATCGGCCTGCGCTGACCGCGCGGATGCCTACGGCTACCGGTTCTCCGTGTGTGCTGCTGGATGTGGGTGCCAATGTGGATTGCAAGCCTTACAACCTGGAGCAGTTTGCGGTGATGGGTGAGATGTTTGCCCGTTCCGTGCTCAAGATTTCCCGCCCTCGGGTTGGGCTGCTTTCGATTGGCGAAGAAGAGACCAAGGGCAATGACCTGACGCGCGAGGCATTTCCGCTGCTGAAGGCGCTGCCGATTAACTTCATCGGCAATGTAGAAGGCCGCGATATTTTCAACGGCAGCGCGGACGTGATTGTCTGCGATGGATTTGTGGGCAATGTTGCGCTCAAGACCGGCGAGGGCATTGGCCGGTTGTTTCGCGATCTGCTGCGTGAGTCGTTGACCCGCACGGTTACGGCGCAGGTGGGAGCGATGCTTTCACGCAAGGCGTTCAATGACTTTCGCCGCCGGTTGGATTACAACGAATACGGTGGCGCGCCGCTGCTGGGTGTGCGCGGAGTCTGCATTATCGGCCACGGTTCGTCGAACGAAGTGGCTATTTTCAACGGTATTCGCGTGGCGATGGAGTTTGCCAATGCCGGGATCAATACCAGCATTGAGCAGGAGCTGGCGAATCGTCCGACGCGGACAGATGCCAGTCCTAAGGCTGCGAATCCACCCAACGCATCGGACACGGCTGTCCAGTAG
- a CDS encoding ABC transporter permease — protein MNQIEEARQESFRRTILNAHRTIAFSETIRLAIDSFRSSKARFALTALGMVIGSASVILVVTIGLTGRSYALGLLEKIGTNFVELEYSGGGSTGTANSTYNDYLTREDERAVLAQLPSVQYSSPVLEMHDRISFGGGVVKDTLVLGVVPEYQQVRNLIVTDGRFMDDQDESAHIKCAVVSIPFATQMFGSADRAVGQNFSISGIPFTIIGTFKETVDDMGFSEITDNTILIPYSVGRYFTGTDNVKQIYFSLRSMDDVPDATAAILRIVKARHKANSVYKTTDMQAVLTTAGLIASGLTAVLIAVAMVTLAVGGIGIMNIMLANVRARIREIGIRKALGATSREIRLQFLTEAVMISLAGGLAGTLLGLSLPLSVRLFTSYSIPISPWSIVAALGVSLVVGVIFGTVPATRAAQMDPVESLKYE, from the coding sequence ATGAATCAGATCGAAGAAGCCCGTCAGGAATCCTTCCGCCGCACAATTTTGAATGCGCATCGCACCATCGCGTTCAGTGAAACCATCCGGCTGGCCATCGATAGCTTCCGGTCAAGCAAAGCCCGCTTCGCGCTCACCGCGCTGGGCATGGTCATTGGATCGGCCTCTGTCATCCTTGTCGTCACCATCGGCCTCACTGGCCGTAGCTACGCCCTGGGCCTGCTCGAAAAAATCGGCACCAACTTCGTCGAACTGGAATATTCCGGAGGCGGCTCGACCGGTACGGCCAACTCCACCTATAACGACTACCTGACCCGCGAAGACGAGCGTGCCGTACTGGCCCAGTTACCCTCCGTTCAGTACTCATCGCCGGTGCTTGAAATGCACGATCGCATCAGCTTCGGCGGCGGCGTGGTCAAAGACACCCTGGTCCTCGGCGTCGTTCCCGAATACCAACAGGTGCGCAACCTGATCGTCACCGACGGCCGCTTTATGGACGACCAGGACGAGAGCGCCCACATCAAATGCGCCGTCGTAAGTATCCCCTTCGCAACACAGATGTTCGGCAGCGCCGATCGCGCAGTTGGTCAGAACTTTAGCATCAGCGGAATCCCTTTCACCATCATCGGCACCTTCAAAGAAACCGTGGATGACATGGGATTTTCGGAGATCACCGATAACACCATCCTCATTCCATACTCCGTCGGCCGCTATTTCACCGGCACCGATAACGTGAAACAGATTTACTTCTCGTTGCGCAGCATGGACGATGTCCCGGACGCCACAGCCGCGATCCTGCGCATAGTGAAGGCGCGGCATAAGGCCAACTCCGTATACAAAACAACGGACATGCAAGCAGTACTGACCACGGCCGGTCTTATCGCCAGCGGTCTCACCGCCGTTCTGATCGCAGTTGCGATGGTCACACTCGCCGTCGGCGGCATCGGCATCATGAACATCATGCTGGCCAACGTCCGCGCCCGCATCCGCGAAATCGGCATCCGAAAAGCCCTCGGCGCCACTTCTCGGGAGATTCGACTGCAGTTCCTCACCGAAGCAGTTATGATCTCGCTGGCTGGCGGCCTTGCAGGCACACTGCTCGGCCTTTCGTTGCCGCTTTCTGTGCGGCTCTTCACCAGCTACTCTATCCCCATTTCGCCGTGGTCAATCGTTGCGGCGCTGGGAGTATCCCTGGTCGTAGGAGTCATCTTCGGCACGGTTCCCGCCACCCGGGCCGCCCAGATGGACCCCGTGGAGTCCCTGAAGTATGAGTAG
- a CDS encoding YceD family protein, which produces MLFTVVDLERDPINFSVALPPAAIDFGVEAEQLGNLASEGRAEVLHEHRGPKEIVADIRLKGSFKGMFQVPCARCVDPVEQILAEDFDLLFRPAEVDANGAEHAISTPETEIGYYENGGIALEDVLREQVLLSLPARTLCKPDCKGLCPRCGLNRNETACSCEQGPSDPRWEALAGLSSRIKP; this is translated from the coding sequence ATGTTGTTCACCGTCGTTGATCTGGAACGCGATCCGATTAATTTTTCCGTGGCGCTGCCGCCTGCGGCCATTGACTTTGGCGTCGAGGCTGAGCAGTTGGGCAATTTGGCCAGTGAAGGCCGCGCTGAAGTGCTGCATGAGCATCGCGGACCAAAGGAAATTGTGGCCGATATCCGGCTGAAGGGCAGCTTCAAGGGGATGTTCCAGGTGCCGTGCGCCCGTTGCGTGGACCCGGTGGAGCAGATACTTGCGGAGGACTTCGACCTGCTGTTTCGGCCTGCCGAGGTGGACGCAAATGGTGCGGAGCATGCTATTTCCACACCGGAGACGGAAATCGGGTATTATGAGAACGGTGGCATTGCGCTTGAAGACGTGCTTCGGGAACAGGTTTTATTGTCCCTGCCCGCACGAACTCTTTGCAAGCCAGATTGTAAAGGACTTTGCCCGCGCTGCGGCCTGAACCGCAATGAGACAGCCTGCTCCTGTGAACAGGGTCCAAGTGACCCGCGTTGGGAAGCGTTGGCTGGCTTGAGCAGCCGGATCAAACCCTAA
- a CDS encoding Trm112 family protein yields MSANFPQFDAHILEQLACPVCFGVLRLDAASGVQCTGCGRVYPLMDGIPVLIPNRAVLGR; encoded by the coding sequence ATGTCTGCCAATTTCCCACAATTCGACGCACATATTCTGGAGCAATTGGCTTGCCCGGTCTGCTTTGGAGTGCTGCGGCTGGATGCGGCGAGTGGAGTTCAGTGCACTGGTTGCGGCCGTGTGTATCCGCTCATGGACGGCATCCCGGTGTTGATTCCGAACCGCGCGGTGCTTGGCCGGTAG
- a CDS encoding ROK family protein, giving the protein MTTSIGVVMTEHIVAGRMTGPLGQQKLEGERLRYPVDADETEALIGVPSSELYEILASQITPLIDSSEGPVAAIGVAVPGIVRNGVVEDSPNLAQIKGIRLAEKLGEVLESKGINTPVHVLNDADAVAAGIAATGGHLDRLIRVWTLGNGIGYGRWPQSDGVWEGGHTVVTLDPKERYCGCGGVGHIEGIMGHRAMRLRFLDLEPDEIFANAKKGDQRCRDFVDLWHRALAAGTASMIHLGGPGRFYFTGHNTSFLELPVLRGYLDVMVKMSPLQSYSLELLPADDGISILGAGVSAMRAQSW; this is encoded by the coding sequence ATGACGACCTCAATTGGCGTAGTGATGACAGAGCACATTGTGGCTGGACGCATGACCGGCCCGCTGGGTCAGCAGAAGCTGGAGGGCGAGCGTCTTCGCTATCCCGTTGACGCTGACGAAACCGAAGCCCTCATCGGTGTACCGTCCAGCGAACTCTACGAAATTCTCGCCAGCCAGATCACCCCGCTGATAGATTCCAGCGAGGGCCCGGTGGCCGCCATCGGGGTCGCTGTTCCAGGCATCGTCCGCAATGGCGTCGTCGAGGACTCGCCCAACCTCGCCCAGATCAAAGGCATTCGCCTGGCCGAAAAACTCGGCGAAGTACTCGAAAGCAAGGGAATCAACACCCCTGTCCATGTTCTGAACGATGCCGACGCAGTAGCCGCCGGCATCGCAGCCACGGGAGGCCACCTCGATCGCCTCATCCGCGTATGGACTCTCGGCAATGGCATCGGCTACGGTCGCTGGCCACAATCGGACGGCGTCTGGGAAGGTGGCCATACCGTCGTCACGCTCGACCCCAAAGAACGCTATTGCGGCTGCGGTGGCGTTGGCCACATCGAAGGCATCATGGGCCATCGGGCAATGCGCCTTCGCTTCCTCGATCTCGAACCCGATGAAATCTTTGCCAACGCCAAAAAGGGCGACCAGCGCTGCCGTGACTTTGTCGATTTGTGGCACCGCGCCCTTGCTGCTGGAACCGCATCGATGATTCACCTCGGCGGACCCGGACGCTTCTACTTTACCGGCCACAACACCAGCTTTCTCGAACTGCCGGTTCTCCGCGGCTACCTGGACGTAATGGTCAAAATGAGTCCGCTGCAAAGCTACTCACTCGAATTGCTTCCCGCAGATGACGGCATCAGCATTCTGGGAGCTGGCGTCTCCGCCATGCGCGCCCAGAGCTGGTAA
- the sthA gene encoding Si-specific NAD(P)(+) transhydrogenase: MSAAKYDLIIIGSGPSGQRAAVAASKLKKRVAIIESRSVVGGVCINTGTIPSKTMREAVLHLSGYNYRTVYGMNYRVKEKITMADLAFRVQGVIKTEIDVTEAQLSRNGIDVIHGVAHFVNPNTLKIEGPEMNATLEAERIIIAVGTKPATSDRVPINGRTIINSDQIMDLPKLPRTLIVVGGGVIGVEYACMFAILGVRVTLIEKRNRLLEFADQEIVEALSYHLRDSRVTMRLGEELDNVEELQDGTVIANLQSHKKVSGDALLYAVGRQGSVDELQLENAGLKADSRGRIPVDENFQTAAPTVYAVGDVIGFPSLASVSMEQGRIAVARAFNDMSTISNPSFYPYGIYTIPEISFIGKTEEQLTEEDVPYEVGMAYYREVARGQIRGDTTGRLKLIFHRETRKVLGVHIIGESASELVHIGQAVMTFGGSVDYFIETVFNYPTLAECYKIAAFNGVGRMHRYQ, encoded by the coding sequence ATGAGCGCCGCCAAGTATGACCTGATTATTATCGGCTCCGGGCCTTCCGGGCAGCGTGCAGCAGTCGCCGCCTCGAAGCTCAAGAAGCGCGTAGCCATCATTGAATCCCGCTCCGTTGTCGGGGGAGTCTGCATTAACACCGGCACCATTCCTTCCAAAACAATGCGTGAGGCCGTGCTCCACCTATCTGGCTATAACTACCGCACTGTCTATGGGATGAACTACCGCGTCAAAGAAAAAATCACCATGGCCGACCTGGCTTTCCGTGTCCAGGGCGTCATTAAAACCGAGATCGATGTCACCGAAGCCCAGCTCTCACGCAACGGCATCGATGTCATCCACGGTGTTGCACATTTCGTAAACCCCAACACCCTCAAAATCGAGGGTCCGGAGATGAATGCAACGCTCGAAGCCGAGCGAATCATCATCGCCGTAGGCACGAAACCGGCAACCTCGGACCGCGTGCCGATCAACGGTCGCACCATCATCAACAGCGACCAGATCATGGATCTGCCCAAGCTCCCGCGAACACTGATCGTGGTCGGCGGCGGCGTCATCGGCGTCGAATATGCCTGCATGTTCGCCATCCTCGGTGTACGCGTTACGCTGATCGAAAAACGCAACCGCCTGCTTGAATTCGCAGACCAGGAGATTGTCGAAGCCCTCAGCTATCACCTCCGTGACAGCCGCGTCACCATGCGCCTTGGAGAAGAGCTGGACAACGTGGAAGAGCTGCAGGATGGCACCGTTATCGCCAATCTTCAGAGCCACAAAAAAGTCTCCGGCGATGCGCTTCTCTACGCCGTTGGCCGCCAGGGCAGCGTAGACGAACTGCAACTCGAGAATGCCGGCCTCAAAGCCGACTCTCGCGGTCGCATCCCCGTCGATGAGAACTTCCAGACCGCCGCACCCACGGTTTACGCCGTTGGCGACGTCATTGGATTCCCATCCCTGGCATCCGTCTCCATGGAACAGGGCCGCATCGCTGTCGCCCGCGCCTTCAACGATATGAGCACCATTTCCAACCCCAGCTTCTACCCCTACGGCATCTACACCATCCCCGAGATCAGCTTTATCGGCAAAACCGAAGAGCAGCTCACCGAGGAAGATGTGCCGTACGAAGTGGGCATGGCGTACTACCGCGAGGTTGCCCGCGGACAGATTCGCGGCGATACCACCGGGCGTCTCAAGCTCATCTTCCATCGCGAAACACGCAAAGTGCTGGGCGTTCACATCATCGGCGAAAGCGCCAGTGAACTGGTCCATATCGGTCAGGCAGTAATGACCTTTGGTGGCTCCGTCGACTACTTCATCGAGACCGTATTCAACTATCCCACCCTTGCAGAGTGTTACAAGATCGCTGCATTTAACGGCGTAGGACGCATGCACAGATACCAGTAA
- the rpmF gene encoding 50S ribosomal protein L32, translated as MPNPKRRHSKRRTALRRSHDFLTAGSLSICPNCQEKKLPHRACAKCGEYKGRAVLETKEAVS; from the coding sequence ATGCCTAATCCGAAACGGCGTCATTCCAAGCGCCGCACTGCACTTCGTCGCTCTCACGACTTTCTGACCGCAGGCTCGTTGTCGATCTGCCCGAACTGCCAGGAAAAGAAGCTTCCCCACCGGGCTTGCGCCAAGTGCGGTGAGTACAAGGGCCGTGCGGTTCTTGAAACCAAGGAAGCTGTCAGCTAA